In Notamacropus eugenii isolate mMacEug1 chromosome 1, mMacEug1.pri_v2, whole genome shotgun sequence, one genomic interval encodes:
- the DMAC2L gene encoding ATP synthase subunit s, mitochondrial isoform X2: MLFGKFAQPLQSLKKFPCFCHNRHFWGWLNAVFNKVDYDRIKAVGPDRAASEWLLRCGALVQYHGQDKWQKDYNHLPTGPLNKYKIKAIDATDSCIMNIGFDYLEGLEHVEEIKLCKCHYIEDECLQRLSQLKNLQESVLQMEIISCGNVTEKGIIALHHLRNLQYLLLQDLPGITNLENVNQIFHRSLPSLQLKLDLK; the protein is encoded by the exons ATGCTATTTGGAAAATTTGCACAGCCGTTACAGAGCTTAAAGAAATTTCCATGCTTCTGTCACAACAGACACTTCTGGGGGTGGTTGAATGCGGTGTTTAACAA AGTAGATTATGATCGAATAAAAGCTGTTGGTCCAGACAGGGCAGCATCTGAGTGGCTCTTGCGTTGTGGAGCATTGGTGCAATACCATGGTCAAGACAAGTGGCAGAAAGATTACAATCATCTTCCAACTGGTCCTTTAAACAAATACAAGATAAAAGCAATTGATGCCACTGACTCTTGTATCATGAACATTGGATTTGACTACCTGG aggGCCTAGAACATGTGGAAGAAATAAAGCTGTGCAAATGTCATTATATTGAAGACGAGTGTTTGCAGAGGCTTAGTCAATTAAAAAACTTACAGGAAAGTGTTTTACAGATGGAAATCATTTCCTGTGGGAATGTCACAGAAAAGGGCATTATTGCATTGCATCACCTAAG AAACCTTCAGTATTTGCTGTTACAAGACCTTCCAGGAATAACAAACCTAGAAAATGTTAATCAAATCTTCCATCGTTCATTACCTTCTCTGCAGTTAAAATTAGACCTAaagtaa
- the DMAC2L gene encoding ATP synthase subunit s, mitochondrial isoform X1, translating into MYLHDLTMLFGKFAQPLQSLKKFPCFCHNRHFWGWLNAVFNKVDYDRIKAVGPDRAASEWLLRCGALVQYHGQDKWQKDYNHLPTGPLNKYKIKAIDATDSCIMNIGFDYLEGLEHVEEIKLCKCHYIEDECLQRLSQLKNLQESVLQMEIISCGNVTEKGIIALHHLRNLQYLLLQDLPGITNLENVNQIFHRSLPSLQLKLDLK; encoded by the exons aTGTATTTACATG ATCTCACCATGCTATTTGGAAAATTTGCACAGCCGTTACAGAGCTTAAAGAAATTTCCATGCTTCTGTCACAACAGACACTTCTGGGGGTGGTTGAATGCGGTGTTTAACAA AGTAGATTATGATCGAATAAAAGCTGTTGGTCCAGACAGGGCAGCATCTGAGTGGCTCTTGCGTTGTGGAGCATTGGTGCAATACCATGGTCAAGACAAGTGGCAGAAAGATTACAATCATCTTCCAACTGGTCCTTTAAACAAATACAAGATAAAAGCAATTGATGCCACTGACTCTTGTATCATGAACATTGGATTTGACTACCTGG aggGCCTAGAACATGTGGAAGAAATAAAGCTGTGCAAATGTCATTATATTGAAGACGAGTGTTTGCAGAGGCTTAGTCAATTAAAAAACTTACAGGAAAGTGTTTTACAGATGGAAATCATTTCCTGTGGGAATGTCACAGAAAAGGGCATTATTGCATTGCATCACCTAAG AAACCTTCAGTATTTGCTGTTACAAGACCTTCCAGGAATAACAAACCTAGAAAATGTTAATCAAATCTTCCATCGTTCATTACCTTCTCTGCAGTTAAAATTAGACCTAaagtaa